One Urocitellus parryii isolate mUroPar1 chromosome 8, mUroPar1.hap1, whole genome shotgun sequence DNA window includes the following coding sequences:
- the Cgas gene encoding cyclic GMP-AMP synthase, whose protein sequence is MDPGRRKATQITSKAGAATRKASEPGTRVALTQPGEAPAASRAAGPVGKGGPVRESQSLQTQSARDPQEKLLERAPGARSKKPSLRAKGAPPSGFSSTDRAESRTVPAQAMELPPALGPPLPRAGSRREGGARSAREQRPQPEPTEVPCSVPPLRAPSLGGKEGASGGWKPRAVLEKLRLRRQEISAAAEVVNKVVDHLLRRLQDFDSEFKGVELLRTGSYYERVKISAPNEFDVMFKLEVPRIQLEEYCDSGAHYFVKFKRNPKGNPLKHFVEEEILSASKMLLKFRKIIKDEIKNIKDIDITMEKKKPGSPAVTLVIRKSEEIFVDIILALESKSSWPANTQKGLPINNWLGAKVRTNLRRQPFYLVPKHAKKGNGFQEETWRLSFSHIEKDILNNHGQSKTCCETDGVKCCRKDCLKLMKYLLEQLKKKFEDRKELDKFCSYHVKTAFLHVCTKDPQDSQWHPKNLVVCFDNCVAFFLECLRAEQLEHYFIPVVNLFSRNHIDKISKEFLCKQIEYERNNGFPIFNEF, encoded by the exons ATGGACCCCGGACGCAGAAAGGCGACTCAGATAACTTCGAAAGCCGGAGCTGCCACCCGCAAGGCTTCGGAGCCGGGTACGAGGGTAGCCCTGACCCAGCCTGGCGAGGCTCCCGCTGCTTCCCGGGCCGCTGGACCCGTGGGAAAGGGCGGCCCTGTCCGGGAGTCCCAATCCTTGCAGACCCAGAGCGCTCGGGATCCCCAGGAGAAGCTGCTGGAACGTGCTCCCGGAGCCCGATCGAAAAAGCCATCTCTGCGCGCGAAGGGTGCGCCGCCCTCGGGCTTTAGTAGCACCGACCGAGCCGAGTCCCGCACGGTTCCAGCCCAGGCAATGGAGCTCCCTCCGGCCCTGGGGCCGCCCCTTCCCAGGGCAGGGTCTCGCCGCGAGGGAGGCGCGCGTTCGGCTCGGGAACAGAGACCCCAGCCTGAACCCACGGAAGTGCCTTGCTCCGTCCCGCCGCTCCGGGCCCCGAgtctgggagggaaggaaggggcgtCTGGCGGCTGGAAGCCCCGGGCTGTGCTGGAGAAGTTGAGGCTCAGGCGCCAGGAAATCTCAGCCGCAGCCGAGGTGGTGAACAAGGTCGTGGACCACCTGCTTAGGAGATTGCAGGACTTCGATTCCGAGTTCAAAGGTGTCGAGTTGCTGCGCACGGGGAGCTACTACGAGCGCGTGAAG ATTTCTGCACCTAATGAATTTGATGTCATGTTTAAACTGGAAGTCCCCAGAATTCAGCTAGAAGAATATTGTGATAGTGGTGCTCATTACTTCGTGAAGTTCAAAAGAAATCCCAAAGGAAATCCTCTGAAGCACTTTGTAGAAGAGGAAATATTGTCAGCTTCTAAGATGCTGTTAAAGTTTAGGAAAATcattaaagatgaaattaaaaatatcaaag ataTAGACATCACTATGGAGAAGAAAAAACCAGGGAGTCCTGCTGTAACACTTGTTATTAGAAAATCTGAAGAAATATTTGTGGATATAATTCTGGCTTTGGAATCAAAAAGTAGCTGGCCTGCTAACACACAGAAAGGTCTGCCCATCAATAACTGGCTTGGAGCAAAAGTTAGGACCAATCTAAGACGACAGCCATTTTACCTCGTACCCAAGCATGCAAAAAAAGGAAACGGTTTTCAAG aAGAGACATGGCggctctctttctctcacattgAAAAAGACATTTTGAACAACCATGGACAATCTAAAACATGTTGTGAAACTGATGGAGTTAAATGTTGCAG GAAAGATTGTTTAAAACTAATGAAATACCTTTTGGAACAgctgaaaaaaaagtttgaagacCGAAAAGAACTGGATAAATTCTGCTCTTATCATGTGAAAACTGCCTTCCTGCATGTATGTACCAAGGATCCACAGGATAGTCAGTGGCACCCCAAAAATCTAGTAGTCTGCTTTGATAACTGTGTGGCATTCTTTCTTGAGTGTCTTAGGGCAGAACAACTGGAGCATTATTTTATTCCTGTAGTCAATCTATTCTCTCGAAACCACATTGACAAAATAAGTAAAGAATTTTTGTGCaaacaaattgaatatgaaagaaacaatggatttccaatttttaatgaattttga